The Nitrospiraceae bacterium genome has a window encoding:
- a CDS encoding carboxypeptidase regulatory-like domain-containing protein — protein sequence MKQSRIIWAAAMAAGLATVVGVGSGEAAYEPGTVTEGATVRGTVSLKGSLPEPKQFELRRYPDRTFCGTLSNGEGLRQMTEVTVGQEGGLKDVVIVIEGVQHGKPFDAQEATVEARTCQFLPYVTVVSEKRQLTVTNRDPVSHDIQGYTYDQSGVDIVLHRPSLKATGTTETVHLVKGRKVFTMQCGVHPYMQNWGYAVDNPNYAVTATDGAFAIADLPAGTYKVKAWHPTLGELARDLIVEPNRTVQLDLEFNAK from the coding sequence GTGAAACAGTCGAGAATCATATGGGCCGCCGCGATGGCGGCGGGATTGGCGACGGTGGTGGGCGTCGGGAGCGGGGAGGCGGCGTACGAACCCGGAACGGTTACCGAGGGAGCGACGGTGCGGGGAACCGTGTCGTTGAAGGGGAGCCTGCCGGAACCGAAACAGTTCGAGTTGCGCCGGTATCCGGACCGAACCTTCTGTGGGACGCTATCTAATGGCGAGGGATTAAGGCAAATGACGGAGGTGACGGTCGGGCAGGAGGGTGGACTGAAAGACGTGGTGATCGTGATCGAAGGAGTTCAACACGGGAAGCCCTTCGATGCGCAAGAGGCGACGGTGGAAGCCAGGACCTGTCAGTTCCTGCCGTACGTGACGGTCGTGAGCGAGAAACGGCAATTGACCGTGACGAACCGGGACCCCGTGTCACACGATATTCAAGGGTACACCTATGACCAATCGGGCGTGGATATCGTGCTCCATCGACCGTCGCTGAAGGCGACCGGAACGACGGAGACGGTGCATTTGGTCAAGGGACGGAAGGTCTTCACGATGCAGTGCGGGGTCCATCCCTACATGCAGAATTGGGGCTATGCGGTCGACAATCCCAATTACGCCGTGACGGCAACGGACGGCGCGTTTGCGATCGCCGATCTGCCGGCCGGGACTTACAAAGTGAAAGCCTGGCATCCGACCTTGGGTGAGCTGGCGCGTGATCTGATTGTGGAACCGAATAGGACCGTGCAGCTTGACCTGGAGTTCAACGCCAAGTGA
- a CDS encoding multicopper oxidase domain-containing protein: MRRRFGFKKRRRAGLAAGLPAVLLASSLLTSPMGFAADPHSHKGDTGTASSEKVIYRDGGSVLRDRMMEEVKRQQEYIGQKGGYSQGANSHMLQQGVLLVADDAVKVGDGQRCPANAPVKEYHVSAINVEITLSRFLDYFPGYMYVLTENVEKARAEETANRTARDKEDDPGAVSNGLQGDVIQPLVIRANQGDCLKLMLHNGITEEATNLIINGSSMVVASTGKPATPSNPEATVPAGGQQSFEWYIKPDTQEGARFFRSHASRDQFNQGLIGMLVVEPRGSRYLSPFDGKPMTSGWEAMIEDPTGPDFREFAIFYHEAGDEAFRLLNKKGEMLPQRDAHTDSYRPGARLLNYRSEPHGTRIELQAHMGFYGDESMAYGSYTFGDPATTIPRSYLGDPAKFRMAGGSEIVHSHHLHGGSIRWARQPQMAGDYMYYSGRASHFAEGSWGLFRVLDKADGTLQSLPGREEIPQQAKSVCPADAPVKTFNVAAIDKAIRYNKGTPGAMEVDLERKMVLGNESGKMYVLEGEMTKVASGSLEPSPLTLHVNVGDCIKVNLKNEMAKERAGFHVDNLAYDPKESMGINAGNNPGDQTVAPGQSRMYTFFAHPEFGENAALIQDWGNVVENPRNGLFGAIIIGPKGSQYRDPVTGEDLAQKSSWRADVFVDRSVAGNETRQNYRSFALLFQDEDNIIGTSFMPYIQRVAGVTAVNYRSEPTDYRTEKGCAYSEVFACVKTGDQPVTPTIAAHVGDPVVIHVLGAFSEQVQLFSVSGHEWKHEPYLSGADLVSTMEFGGAEVINAWLHGGAGGPNSIPGDYLWLNQRPGYLDAGHWGMLKVLDRDSRAILPLSGQVPATQQAEEQAPVQTVPVSMKTN; this comes from the coding sequence ATGAGAAGGCGGTTCGGTTTCAAGAAGCGCCGAAGGGCTGGACTGGCGGCGGGCTTACCCGCCGTGCTGCTGGCGAGCAGCCTGCTGACATCCCCCATGGGATTCGCAGCGGATCCGCACAGCCACAAAGGCGACACCGGAACGGCGTCGTCGGAGAAAGTCATCTACCGCGATGGCGGGTCGGTTTTGCGTGACCGCATGATGGAGGAGGTGAAGCGGCAGCAGGAGTACATTGGGCAAAAAGGCGGGTACAGCCAAGGGGCCAACAGTCATATGCTCCAGCAAGGTGTATTGTTGGTTGCGGATGACGCAGTGAAAGTGGGCGATGGGCAGCGTTGTCCGGCCAACGCACCGGTGAAGGAGTATCACGTATCGGCGATCAACGTGGAAATTACGTTGAGCCGATTCCTGGATTATTTCCCCGGCTACATGTACGTGTTGACCGAAAACGTGGAGAAGGCCCGAGCCGAAGAGACGGCCAACAGGACGGCGAGAGATAAGGAAGACGATCCCGGAGCCGTCTCGAACGGCTTGCAGGGCGATGTCATCCAGCCGCTCGTGATTCGGGCCAACCAAGGCGACTGTCTCAAGCTGATGCTCCACAACGGCATCACCGAGGAGGCGACCAATCTCATCATCAACGGGTCCTCGATGGTGGTGGCTTCCACCGGGAAGCCGGCCACGCCGTCGAATCCCGAAGCCACGGTCCCGGCGGGCGGCCAGCAGAGTTTCGAGTGGTACATCAAGCCGGACACCCAGGAGGGCGCCCGGTTCTTCCGTTCTCATGCCTCGCGTGATCAGTTCAACCAGGGCTTGATCGGCATGCTCGTCGTCGAGCCTCGCGGCTCGCGCTACTTGAGCCCCTTCGACGGCAAGCCGATGACGAGCGGTTGGGAAGCGATGATCGAAGACCCGACCGGCCCGGACTTCCGTGAGTTTGCGATTTTCTATCATGAAGCAGGAGACGAAGCGTTCCGCCTCTTGAACAAGAAGGGCGAAATGTTGCCGCAGCGCGATGCCCATACCGACTCGTATCGTCCGGGAGCGCGTTTGCTGAACTATCGCAGTGAGCCGCACGGCACGCGGATCGAATTGCAGGCCCATATGGGCTTCTACGGCGACGAGTCGATGGCCTACGGATCCTATACGTTCGGCGATCCGGCGACCACGATCCCGCGTTCGTACCTTGGCGATCCTGCCAAGTTCCGGATGGCGGGCGGCTCCGAAATCGTGCACTCGCATCACCTGCACGGCGGTTCCATCCGCTGGGCTCGTCAGCCGCAGATGGCGGGCGACTATATGTACTACAGCGGTCGCGCGTCGCATTTCGCAGAAGGCAGCTGGGGCCTCTTCCGGGTGCTCGACAAGGCGGATGGTACGTTGCAGTCGCTCCCGGGCCGCGAGGAGATCCCGCAGCAGGCCAAGTCGGTGTGCCCGGCTGATGCGCCGGTGAAGACGTTCAACGTGGCCGCCATTGATAAGGCGATCCGCTACAACAAGGGAACGCCGGGTGCGATGGAAGTGGACCTGGAACGGAAGATGGTCCTCGGCAATGAGAGCGGCAAGATGTATGTGCTCGAAGGCGAAATGACGAAGGTCGCCTCGGGCAGTCTCGAGCCGAGCCCATTGACGCTGCACGTGAACGTGGGCGATTGCATCAAGGTCAATCTCAAGAACGAGATGGCTAAGGAACGGGCCGGGTTCCACGTGGACAACCTGGCCTATGATCCGAAGGAGTCCATGGGTATCAACGCCGGCAACAATCCGGGCGACCAGACCGTGGCGCCCGGCCAGAGCCGGATGTATACCTTCTTCGCCCATCCGGAGTTCGGCGAGAACGCGGCCCTGATTCAGGACTGGGGCAACGTGGTCGAGAACCCGCGGAACGGCCTGTTCGGCGCCATCATCATCGGTCCCAAGGGCTCGCAGTATCGGGACCCGGTGACGGGCGAGGACTTGGCCCAGAAGAGCTCCTGGCGCGCGGACGTGTTCGTTGATCGGAGTGTGGCGGGGAATGAAACCCGGCAGAACTACCGGTCGTTCGCGTTGCTCTTCCAAGATGAAGACAACATCATCGGCACCAGCTTCATGCCCTACATCCAAAGGGTGGCCGGTGTGACGGCGGTGAACTACCGGTCGGAACCGACCGATTATCGAACCGAAAAGGGCTGTGCCTATAGCGAAGTATTTGCCTGCGTGAAAACGGGCGATCAACCGGTGACGCCGACCATTGCGGCGCACGTCGGCGATCCCGTCGTGATTCACGTCCTGGGCGCCTTCAGCGAACAGGTGCAACTCTTCAGCGTCTCGGGTCATGAGTGGAAACATGAGCCGTACCTGAGCGGCGCGGACCTCGTGAGCACCATGGAGTTCGGCGGTGCGGAGGTCATCAACGCGTGGCTGCACGGTGGAGCAGGAGGACCGAATTCAATCCCCGGCGACTACCTGTGGCTGAACCAGCGGCCTGGCTATCTCGATGCCGGTCACTGGGGCATGTTGAAGGTACTGGACCGCGACAGCCGGGCGATTCTGCCCTTGAGCGGACAGGTGCCGGCGACTCAACAGGCTGAGGAACAGGCACCGGTGCAAACCGTACCGGTGTCCATGAAGACGAACTAG
- a CDS encoding sigma-54-dependent Fis family transcriptional regulator → MPLTKILIVDDEPDAVENCRRILTGPSCNCIVETDPQRALDAIEREHPQVLVTDLRMPGLDGIDLLKAAKRIDPAIKVVLLTAYASIRTAVSSMRHGAFDYLAKPFTGRELRTVIQRALGDEPADVATEKPIAKQAAARRGPETGGEPVLSGTSLAIRSVRALVDRVAQTEAAVLLFGENGSGKERIARQIHAISPRHSKLFMPVDCLGAEEAMVEAELFGLEALRPTKSSGARSGSLEAAHGGTLFLDEVWGLSLRIQAKLLRALKEQRARRVNGSEFYRLDIRVIAASTKPLEQACQSGEFREDLYQHLSVVPVSVPPLRERLEDLEQLARVFMTPLLQRKYPEPVSGFGFTPDALAHLCQYAWPGNVRELQRVAERAAIGADGPLLGCANLPEQIRHL, encoded by the coding sequence ATGCCACTGACGAAGATCCTCATCGTCGACGACGAGCCGGACGCGGTCGAAAATTGCCGACGGATCCTGACCGGGCCCTCGTGCAACTGCATTGTCGAGACTGATCCGCAGCGGGCGCTCGATGCCATCGAGCGCGAGCATCCCCAGGTGTTGGTCACCGATCTGCGTATGCCAGGGCTGGACGGAATCGATCTGTTAAAAGCCGCGAAGCGCATTGACCCCGCGATCAAGGTGGTGTTGTTGACGGCCTATGCCTCGATTCGCACCGCCGTGAGTTCCATGCGTCACGGTGCCTTTGATTACCTCGCGAAACCGTTTACCGGCAGGGAACTCCGGACGGTGATTCAGCGGGCGTTGGGAGACGAGCCGGCCGACGTCGCAACTGAGAAGCCTATTGCGAAGCAGGCAGCAGCACGACGAGGCCCGGAGACAGGCGGCGAGCCGGTGTTGTCTGGAACTAGTCTCGCCATCCGGTCAGTCCGCGCATTGGTCGACCGAGTTGCTCAGACCGAAGCCGCCGTCCTGTTGTTCGGTGAAAATGGGAGTGGCAAGGAGCGGATCGCTCGTCAAATCCATGCCATCAGTCCACGGCACAGCAAGCTGTTCATGCCTGTGGACTGTCTGGGGGCGGAGGAGGCGATGGTCGAGGCCGAGTTGTTCGGCCTCGAAGCATTGCGTCCGACAAAATCGAGCGGCGCACGGTCGGGCTCGCTGGAAGCCGCTCACGGCGGCACCCTATTCTTGGACGAAGTTTGGGGTTTGAGCCTACGCATTCAGGCGAAGTTGTTGCGCGCACTGAAGGAACAGCGCGCCAGACGGGTCAATGGGAGTGAGTTCTACCGGTTGGATATTCGTGTGATCGCCGCGTCGACCAAGCCGCTTGAGCAGGCCTGTCAGTCGGGCGAATTTCGCGAGGATCTCTACCAGCACCTCAGTGTCGTGCCTGTCTCCGTACCTCCGCTGCGCGAACGGTTGGAAGATCTAGAGCAGTTGGCGCGAGTGTTCATGACGCCGCTGTTGCAGCGTAAGTATCCCGAGCCGGTATCAGGATTCGGTTTCACGCCGGATGCGCTTGCCCACCTGTGCCAATATGCCTGGCCCGGCAATGTGCGGGAATTGCAGCGCGTGGCGGAGCGTGCGGCTATTGGGGCCGATGGACCGTTGCTTGGCTGCGCCAACCTCCCTGAACAAATCCGCCATCTCTGA
- a CDS encoding sigma-54-dependent Fis family transcriptional regulator produces the protein MGTGKILVVDDEIDALDNCRRILSRLGYECMTESDPLRAIERIQHERPELVFTDLRMPVLDGIGVLAETKRVDPNIGVVLMTAYATVQTAVECLRRGALDYILKPYSSKDLEDVARRALTKLSEPGSDGEAIQSEAVGQEGERGATDRILGKSRAVVDVKELIKRVARTDANILIYGESGTGKELAALAVHEQSERSAKPFVPVDCVAMPDTLLESELFGHERGAFTGAHATKAGLFEVANGGTVFLDEVSGMSHTLQARLLRVLQERHVRRVGGTRYTDVNVRVIAASNRDLEELSQKGVFREDLYYRLNVIPIVLPPLREREGDVELLAQAFLRRFMARQAYPGGPQFSVEALALLKQYAWPGNVRELQNVIERASALADGPVIQARHLPERLRTALREEALAQEGASYKEAKQEMVRSFERTFLLDLLKRHNWHMGNAAQEANVDRKTIERMVKRHGLRES, from the coding sequence ATGGGGACAGGCAAAATATTAGTGGTCGACGATGAAATCGATGCGCTGGACAATTGCCGGCGCATCTTGAGCCGTTTGGGCTACGAGTGCATGACGGAGAGCGATCCATTGCGCGCGATCGAGCGCATCCAGCATGAGCGTCCGGAATTGGTATTTACCGATCTGCGCATGCCGGTGCTGGATGGGATCGGCGTGCTGGCTGAGACCAAGCGAGTGGATCCCAATATCGGCGTGGTATTGATGACCGCCTACGCGACGGTTCAGACGGCCGTGGAATGCCTGCGGCGTGGCGCGCTTGATTACATTCTGAAACCCTATAGCAGCAAGGACTTGGAAGACGTCGCCCGCCGTGCCTTAACCAAGCTATCGGAACCCGGCTCAGACGGGGAGGCGATTCAGTCGGAGGCCGTTGGGCAGGAGGGGGAGCGGGGGGCCACCGACCGCATTCTCGGCAAGAGCCGAGCGGTTGTCGATGTCAAGGAACTGATCAAGCGGGTGGCACGGACCGATGCAAACATTTTGATTTACGGCGAAAGCGGAACCGGCAAGGAACTGGCCGCGCTTGCCGTCCATGAGCAGAGCGAACGGTCGGCAAAACCATTCGTTCCGGTGGACTGCGTGGCAATGCCGGATACATTGCTGGAGTCGGAGTTGTTCGGCCACGAGCGCGGCGCGTTTACCGGCGCCCATGCGACCAAAGCCGGTCTGTTCGAGGTGGCCAACGGGGGAACGGTGTTTCTCGATGAGGTGAGCGGGATGAGCCACACGCTCCAGGCGCGTTTGTTACGTGTCCTACAGGAGCGTCACGTCAGGCGGGTCGGGGGCACTAGGTACACGGACGTCAATGTCCGCGTCATTGCCGCGTCCAACCGCGACCTCGAGGAACTGAGTCAGAAGGGTGTGTTCCGAGAGGATCTGTATTACCGACTTAACGTCATCCCAATCGTGTTGCCTCCGCTGCGGGAGCGGGAGGGAGATGTCGAACTCCTGGCACAGGCCTTTCTTCGCCGCTTCATGGCCCGCCAAGCCTATCCTGGCGGACCGCAGTTTTCCGTCGAGGCCCTGGCGCTGTTGAAACAGTATGCCTGGCCCGGCAACGTGCGCGAGCTGCAAAATGTCATCGAACGGGCATCAGCGCTGGCCGACGGACCGGTCATTCAAGCCCGCCATTTGCCGGAACGTCTCAGGACGGCCCTGCGGGAAGAGGCCTTGGCTCAGGAAGGTGCCTCCTACAAGGAAGCCAAACAGGAAATGGTTCGTTCCTTCGAACGGACCTTCCTCCTAGACCTGCTCAAACGTCATAACTGGCACATGGGGAATGCGGCGCAGGAAGCCAACGTCGATCGCAAGACGATCGAGCGCATGGTCAAACGTCACGGACTCCGCGAGTCCTAG
- a CDS encoding HAMP domain-containing protein, producing MRIRTIKGRIVLAIVLVGCIPLLIGLLLAHVSGMRSLRDVIGSNFQTIAEQAAERLTLLVQSEIQGARLLASAPLRVRQPVEMANRSYPDEWSAAQQLIQVRIQEWERGQDHGVRLLDGELSRFLRETKVRDGDKMVGLLITDRYGALVAASSEPDHYFLGQEPWWNAIQSGGLDRVYVSGLIAGQEGSFRTPEETIDIAVPILDDRQHTVIGAIKASFRFDSMFAMIKQLRIGETGHAMLFDAAGNPLVCPILPRQAHRIPSQLMAMIVSSAPGWAIAEDDGHGATQTVIGYAPVTGLTLPDNTWHVFVRQQPEESYAPIRDQIRNLAGIGLVMVVLLWAMGRYVAARIARPIHVLHTGVEAISQGTYGGPLDIQTGDEFEELAAAVHRMSDRLRASRAELTKLNEDLARRVEEKTAEVTQQMKKLQFAERLATLGKVASGIAHEINNPLGIILNRIECMEEEAAYLHLPEELQRDLTAIRSQADRISRVTRSMLALSRGAATTLKPIDLNCVVRTCIEASKERASVKDVTIDTQLASELPPVMGDRDRLETVVINLINNAIDAMADGPKPRVITLRSDRETSKDGVFAVVRVCDTGPGIPEEMLGRIFDPFFTTKDEGAGTGLGLFLSYGIVADHRGRLDIKNGRRGAEASVSLPALASVPGAPQEAGWGQAKY from the coding sequence ATGAGAATTCGAACCATCAAAGGCCGCATCGTACTTGCCATCGTGCTGGTCGGCTGTATTCCATTGTTGATCGGCCTCCTCCTCGCCCACGTCTCCGGCATGCGCTCGCTCCGGGACGTCATCGGCAGCAATTTCCAGACGATCGCCGAGCAGGCTGCCGAACGGTTGACGCTATTGGTGCAAAGCGAAATCCAGGGGGCACGGCTGCTGGCCTCCGCTCCCCTTCGAGTGCGGCAACCGGTCGAGATGGCCAACCGGTCGTATCCCGATGAGTGGTCCGCTGCACAGCAACTTATCCAAGTGCGGATTCAGGAGTGGGAACGGGGACAGGACCATGGAGTGCGACTCCTCGACGGAGAGCTTTCGCGTTTTCTGCGCGAGACCAAGGTGCGCGACGGCGATAAGATGGTCGGCCTCTTGATCACTGATCGGTACGGAGCGTTGGTCGCTGCGAGTTCTGAGCCCGACCATTATTTTTTAGGTCAGGAACCCTGGTGGAATGCGATCCAGTCGGGCGGCCTTGACCGGGTCTATGTGAGCGGACTGATTGCCGGACAGGAAGGGTCGTTTCGCACGCCGGAAGAAACGATCGACATTGCCGTGCCGATTCTCGACGACCGCCAACATACGGTGATCGGCGCCATCAAGGCCTCATTCCGGTTCGATTCCATGTTTGCCATGATCAAACAGCTTCGGATCGGGGAGACCGGCCATGCGATGCTGTTTGATGCGGCGGGCAATCCGCTGGTCTGTCCTATCTTGCCTCGGCAGGCGCACCGGATTCCCAGCCAGTTGATGGCGATGATCGTTTCTTCGGCTCCAGGCTGGGCGATTGCAGAGGACGACGGCCACGGTGCAACACAGACGGTCATCGGCTATGCACCCGTGACCGGCTTGACCTTGCCCGATAATACCTGGCACGTGTTTGTCCGCCAGCAACCGGAAGAAAGCTATGCCCCCATCCGGGACCAGATTCGCAATCTGGCCGGCATCGGGCTCGTGATGGTCGTCTTGCTGTGGGCGATGGGACGCTACGTCGCGGCAAGGATCGCCCGGCCGATTCACGTCCTGCATACCGGAGTGGAGGCAATCAGTCAGGGGACATATGGCGGCCCGCTCGATATTCAGACAGGCGACGAGTTCGAGGAACTGGCGGCGGCGGTGCATCGGATGTCGGATCGATTGCGAGCCTCCCGGGCGGAACTCACCAAGCTCAACGAAGACTTGGCTCGCCGTGTCGAGGAGAAGACGGCTGAAGTGACCCAACAGATGAAGAAATTGCAGTTCGCGGAACGACTCGCGACCTTGGGGAAGGTTGCGAGCGGCATCGCCCATGAAATCAACAATCCGCTCGGGATCATTTTGAACCGAATCGAATGCATGGAGGAAGAGGCGGCCTACTTGCACTTGCCGGAAGAACTCCAGCGGGATCTGACGGCGATTCGCTCCCAAGCCGATCGCATCTCCCGGGTGACCAGGAGCATGCTGGCTCTGTCGCGGGGAGCCGCCACGACACTGAAGCCGATCGACCTGAATTGTGTGGTTCGTACCTGTATTGAAGCTTCGAAGGAACGGGCATCGGTGAAAGATGTCACGATCGATACCCAGCTTGCTTCCGAATTGCCTCCTGTTATGGGCGATCGCGACCGGTTGGAAACCGTCGTCATCAATCTCATCAACAATGCCATCGATGCGATGGCCGACGGCCCCAAGCCCCGCGTGATCACGTTGCGGTCTGACCGCGAGACGAGCAAGGACGGGGTTTTTGCCGTAGTTCGTGTGTGTGACACGGGCCCCGGCATTCCGGAGGAAATGTTGGGCAGGATTTTCGACCCATTTTTTACGACCAAGGATGAAGGGGCCGGTACCGGGCTGGGGTTGTTTCTCAGCTACGGCATCGTGGCGGACCACCGTGGTCGTCTTGATATCAAGAACGGCCGGCGCGGGGCGGAGGCTTCGGTCTCGCTCCCTGCGCTGGCATCGGTGCCTGGCGCACCACAGGAGGCCGGATGGGGACAGGCAAAATATTAG
- a CDS encoding c-type cytochrome → MRLRLIACLAAGLIVMAAGEAAVRAAKPEDNRLTREKGRQIFERSCIWCHGVGGRGDGPVAFYLGRYSSPRPRDFVQENFKFRSTASGELPTDQDLYRTVTQGIPGYMPSFALLTEEQRWQVIAYVKSFNPAFQEEKPVPLPIGVAPYPSSEESIQRGRALYGKYGCQTCHGTEGRGDGPESEGHLQDSRGLRIKAANLTERASLKGGATPRDLYRSLMTGLDGTPMPSYADQVAGNDNEAWDLVYYILSLSAEMK, encoded by the coding sequence ATGCGTCTGCGTCTCATTGCGTGCCTTGCCGCCGGTCTGATTGTTATGGCCGCGGGAGAAGCTGCGGTCCGCGCAGCCAAGCCGGAGGATAATCGGCTGACCCGTGAAAAGGGGCGACAGATCTTCGAGCGCAGCTGTATTTGGTGCCATGGCGTAGGAGGTCGAGGCGATGGGCCGGTGGCTTTCTATTTGGGCCGGTACTCGTCCCCGCGTCCGAGGGACTTCGTTCAGGAGAATTTCAAGTTTCGCAGCACGGCTTCGGGGGAGTTGCCGACGGACCAAGACCTTTACCGCACTGTGACGCAAGGTATTCCCGGCTATATGCCGTCATTCGCCTTGCTTACCGAGGAGCAGCGGTGGCAGGTCATTGCCTATGTGAAATCGTTCAATCCCGCGTTCCAGGAGGAGAAACCGGTGCCGTTGCCGATCGGCGTTGCTCCCTATCCGTCATCCGAGGAAAGCATTCAGCGCGGGCGTGCACTCTACGGCAAGTACGGCTGTCAGACCTGCCATGGGACGGAAGGGCGCGGAGACGGACCAGAGTCAGAGGGACATCTCCAGGACAGCCGTGGGTTGCGGATCAAAGCGGCCAATTTGACCGAACGCGCTTCCTTGAAAGGCGGTGCCACTCCGCGCGACCTCTATCGAAGCTTGATGACGGGCCTGGATGGGACGCCGATGCCGTCATACGCCGATCAGGTCGCCGGGAATGACAACGAAGCCTGGGACTTGGTTTACTATATCCTGTCGTTGTCTGCAGAGATGAAATAG